Proteins from a single region of Oreochromis niloticus isolate F11D_XX linkage group LG7, O_niloticus_UMD_NMBU, whole genome shotgun sequence:
- the LOC100707569 gene encoding glycolipid transfer protein, with protein MSFLMENQFGELPPDKAIDTKTFLDTVSHIPAFFDCLGSKVFTIIKSDINGNITKIRAVYVTNPAKYTTLEDILVAEREAHGAEWPKVGATLALMWLKRGLRFIQILLQSLADGDRDENNPNLIRVNITKAYEQALKRYHGWIVQKIFNAALLAAPYRSNFLKALSKGEEVKEEDCLANLRQFLVNYTATIDAIYEMYTNLNAELDYTV; from the exons ATGTCGTTTTTAATGGAAAATCAGTTCGGTGAACTGCCCCCTGACAAGGCGATCGACACGAAGACATTCCTGGACACTGTCTCTCATATCCCTGCGTTTTTTG ACTGCTTGGGATCAAAAGTGTTTACAATCATCAAATCAGACATTAACGGCAATATAACG AAAATTAGAGCGGTATATGTCACTAATCCCGCAAAGTACACCACCCTGGAGGACATCCTGGTGGCAGAGCGAGAAGCCCATGGAGCAGAGTGGCCTAAAGTTGGAGCAACGTTAGCTCTGATGTGGCTGAAGAG GGGTCTCCGTTTCATCCAGATCCTGCTCCAGAGTTTGGCAGACGGGGACAGAGATGAGAACAACCCCAACCTCATTCGGGTTAATATCACCAAAGCCTATGAGCAGGCACTGAAGCGATACCACGGCTGGATTGTTCAAAAGATTTTCAAT GCTGCGTTACTTGCAGCTCCCTACAGATCAAACTTTCTGAAGGCTCTGTCGAAAGGAGAGGAAGTGAAAGAGGAGGACTGTCTGGCAAACTTGCGTCAGTTCCTGGTTAATTACACAGCCACTATAGATGCCATCTACGAGATGTACACAAATCTAAATGCCGAGCTGGACTACACCGTTTGA
- the LOC100696921 gene encoding LOW QUALITY PROTEIN: protein FAM222A (The sequence of the model RefSeq protein was modified relative to this genomic sequence to represent the inferred CDS: inserted 1 base in 1 codon): MLACIQRRQNFSSQHLACTPKSLDVPPPPLLLPVQPLQSCTHKGEPSSMISRYPSPAELDAFAQKTANSPLSIKIFPSDVRVPQHKQLSKTVNGLDTTGQRYSPYSHPYSGGYQGLLAIVKASVVVKGVVKTSEGRRTKHVNSQASVAPYNNPLNNGYTVRNGHKAYRVNSCKPPDAPIETLCSSVGIASGDQSLPPQSELAEVQSLMRQMSRVPHSQAPQXGGEARASPSLQAVAAVAHSDSDFVLGVPPQSSLAFAGAVLPTQSADRAKVGYLDKGDYTVWQHKAQMQQQQPYQQGAVRMYGVSSSAQGHRAAEARVGHSPETCLPLARSSQLPYRLHPGRVGVGQERVSASVQGEVSVGQYFAPLWDSVVATPNSDCYPYQVLTTGTCAARPRDVGLSHPHPHLHNHHNPQHHQAQLHPPLPLPPPLPHTQAYSTDQNLCCGLSSSSLCHAAVLSSSLQSLECLISEIHPPCIKERMLGRGYEAMGMPPLMEHQQQAHIQLPVYR; the protein is encoded by the exons GGGAGCCGTCCTCCATGATTTCTCGGTACCCTTCTCCTGCAGAGTTGGATGCTTTTGCGCAGAAAACTGCCAACAGCCCCCTGTCCATCAAAATCTTCCCGTCGGATGTGCGGGTGCCGCAGCACAAACAGCTCAGCAAAACAGTAAACGGCTTGGACACCACTGGTCAACGCTACAGCCCCTATTCGCATCCGTACTCGGGAGGCTACCAAGGCTTGTTGGCCATTGTCAAAGCCTCTGTGGTGGTCAAAGGTGTGGTGAAAACCTCAGAGGGCAGAAGGACTAAACATGTAAACAGCCAGGCTTCTGTGGCACCATATAATAATCCTCTGAATAATGGCTACACCGTCAGAAACGGGCATAAGGCCTATCGCGTAAACTCATGCAAGCCCCCCGATGCACCGATCGAGACACTTTGTTCTAGCGTTGGAATAGCCTCTGGAGATCAGAGCCTGCCCCCCCAGTCTGAGCTGGCAGAGGTTCAAAGCTTGATGAGGCAGATGAGCAGAGTTCCTCACAGCCAGGCGCCGC CTGGGGGAGAGGCCCGAGCCAGCCCCTCGCTGCAGGCCGTGGCTGCGGTGGCACATTCAGACTCAGACTTTGTCCTGGGAGTGCCTCCCCAGAGCAGTCTGGCTTTCGCGGGAGCGGTGCTACCGACACAGAGCGCAGACAGAGCCAAAGTTGGATACTTGGACAAAGGAGACTACACTGTGTGGCAGCACAAAGCTCAAATGCAACAGCAGCAGCCCTATCAGCAGGGAGCAGTGAGGATGTACGGTGTGAGTAGCAGTGCTCAGGGCCACAGAGCAGCAGAGGCTAGGGTTGGCCATTCTCCTGAAACCTGCCTCCCTTTGGCCCGCTCCTCGCAGCTGCCGTATAGGCTGCATCCTGGCAGAGTGGGCGTCGGGCAGGAGCGAGTCAGCGCCAGCGTACAAGGGGAGGTGTCTGTCGGACAGTACTTCGCTCCTCTGTGGGACAGCGTCGTGGCTACCCCTAACAGTGACTGTTATCCTTATCAGGTGCTGACAACGGGTACATGTGCAGCCAGGCCTAGAGATGTGGGTCTCTCCCATCCTCATCCCCATCTTCACAACCACCACAACCCACAACATCACCAGGCACAGCTtcaccctcctcttcctcttcccccTCCCCTTCCTCATACCCAGGCCTACAGCACAGACCAAAACCTCTGTTGTGGGCTGTCTAGTTCTAGCCTGTGCCACGCTGCAGTGCTTAGCAGCAGCCTGCAGTCTCTGGAGTGCCTCATCAGTGAGATCCACCCTCCCTGCATCAAAGAGCGCATGCTGGGCCGTGGGTACGAAGCCATGGGGATGCCTCCGCTCATGGAGCACCAACAGCAAGCCCACATCCAGCTCCCCGTCTACAGATAA